In the Verrucomicrobiia bacterium genome, one interval contains:
- a CDS encoding response regulator: MKAKLAAAYEAPRAPSQSLPTPHYRILLVEDDEDIRRLNTEVLIRHGYQVDAAEDGAVAWDALQSNSYNLMVTDNAMPKVTGLELLKKLHGARMALPVIMATGTLPTAEFICSPWLQPTATMFKPYTLDELVGTVQEVLRATEDACERPAQPPIQPTV; encoded by the coding sequence TTGCAGCAGCATACGAAGCTCCCCGCGCGCCCAGCCAGTCCCTCCCCACCCCTCATTATCGCATTCTGTTGGTGGAGGACGACGAGGACATCCGGCGGCTCAACACCGAAGTGCTGATCCGCCACGGTTATCAGGTGGATGCCGCCGAGGATGGAGCTGTTGCCTGGGATGCGTTGCAATCGAACAGTTATAATTTGATGGTTACTGACAACGCGATGCCGAAGGTGACAGGCTTGGAGTTGCTGAAGAAGCTGCATGGCGCCCGGATGGCCCTCCCGGTCATCATGGCAACGGGGACACTGCCGACGGCGGAATTCATCTGCTCCCCCTGGCTGCAGCCCACGGCCACGATGTTCAAGCCCTACACGCTGGACGAGTTGGTGGGAACCGTGCAAGAGGTGTTGCGCGCCACCGAGGATGCCTGCGAGCGACCGGCACAACCGCCCATCCAACCCACGGTTTGA
- a CDS encoding CHRD domain-containing protein — MMKIFIIGMSLGLAVIAPAAIIPFDLSPAGSGAAVGLSPLNEVPAVTNSAGSGGEIFGGISFDTDTALLSLAVGYGSAAGFTNLTGVATAMHIHGPAGPGTNAGVVINLAPLSFTAADPTNGGIIFGTVPVPTNEVANLLAGLSYLNIHTATNSAGELRAQLIPKSGSPPVVSCPEPVTVECGSVTTVTVQVSDPDNDALQVVWSVNGASLQTNELAAGSTAAPVAVSFAAQYQLGTNLVSVAVTDSTNHSAECSATVTVVDTTPPVITVLTASPSTLWPPNHKMVSIQLAATVTDLCGDTTWKITSITSSEPADAKGSGNTSPDWEITGDHTAKLRAERSGITGSRVYNLTVEAVDASGNVSLPKTVIVTVPHNSR, encoded by the coding sequence ATGATGAAAATCTTCATCATCGGCATGTCGCTTGGTCTCGCAGTCATCGCGCCCGCGGCCATCATTCCATTTGACCTCTCGCCCGCCGGCTCGGGCGCGGCCGTCGGGTTGAGCCCCCTCAATGAAGTGCCCGCCGTCACCAACAGCGCCGGCAGCGGTGGTGAGATTTTTGGCGGCATCAGTTTTGATACCGACACCGCCTTGCTGTCGCTGGCCGTGGGCTATGGTTCCGCGGCAGGCTTCACCAACCTGACGGGGGTGGCCACGGCCATGCACATTCACGGTCCTGCCGGACCAGGAACCAACGCGGGTGTGGTCATAAACCTTGCCCCGCTCTCGTTCACGGCAGCAGATCCGACCAACGGTGGCATCATTTTTGGAACGGTGCCGGTGCCGACGAACGAAGTTGCCAATCTGCTCGCGGGGTTGAGCTACCTCAACATCCACACGGCCACCAATTCGGCCGGGGAACTTCGGGCACAATTAATCCCCAAGTCGGGGAGCCCTCCGGTTGTTTCCTGCCCCGAGCCGGTGACGGTCGAGTGCGGCAGTGTCACCACGGTCACGGTGCAGGTTTCCGATCCTGACAACGACGCATTGCAGGTGGTCTGGTCGGTGAACGGTGCTTCTCTTCAGACCAACGAGCTGGCGGCGGGGTCCACTGCTGCGCCGGTGGCGGTTTCATTCGCTGCCCAATATCAACTGGGCACGAACCTCGTCTCGGTGGCGGTCACCGACTCGACGAATCACTCGGCGGAGTGTTCTGCCACCGTCACCGTGGTGGACACAACCCCGCCGGTCATTACGGTGTTGACGGCAAGCCCATCCACTCTCTGGCCGCCCAATCACAAGATGGTCTCCATTCAGCTTGCGGCTACGGTCACGGATCTATGCGGTGACACGACCTGGAAAATCACCTCCATCACCAGCAGCGAGCCGGCGGATGCCAAGGGCAGCGGCAATACCTCCCCCGATTGGGAAATCACGGGAGATCATACCGCGAAGTTGCGCGCGGAACGCTCCGGCATTACTGGTTCGCGCGTTTACAACCTCACGGTGGAAGCCGTCGATGCTTCAGGAAATGTCTCCCTGCCGAAAACAGTGATCGTGACCGTGCCGCACAACTCGCGGTAA
- a CDS encoding glycosyltransferase family 4 protein yields MEHEFGIFGGPAGSHVLALLRELQMPIVTTLHTVLREPNEEQRRVMREQTRLSTRLVVMTERGREFLLNIYQVPAAKIDLIPHGIPDRPFADPNYFKDEFGVAGKQVLLTFGLLSPSKGIEFALQALPDIIREYPNIVYIVLGQTHPNLLRDEGEAYRLSLERWAKDLGVQKNVVFFNRFVELDELMRFIGAADIYLTPYLNEAQITSGTLAYAFGAGNAVVSTPCWHAAEMLAAGRGKLVPFRDAKAIAIAVLELLRDEPLRHSMRKHAYHLGRDMVWSRVAQRYAISFEQARRDHSFVGRKSSPIKTLDEQPGQLPELKLDHLFRMSDSTGIFQHASFTVQILPRAIARTTTRVRWCWRCCCNGWARACRVSAHRPQPTRRFSTGLLIPKADSFATS; encoded by the coding sequence GTGGAGCACGAGTTTGGCATTTTTGGCGGTCCGGCAGGCAGTCATGTGCTTGCGTTGTTGCGCGAACTGCAAATGCCCATCGTCACAACGCTCCACACCGTATTGCGTGAGCCGAACGAGGAGCAGCGCCGTGTGATGCGTGAGCAGACCCGGCTCTCGACCCGCCTGGTGGTCATGACCGAACGGGGCAGGGAATTCTTGCTGAACATCTATCAGGTCCCGGCAGCGAAAATTGATCTGATACCGCACGGCATTCCAGACCGGCCGTTTGCGGACCCCAACTATTTCAAGGACGAGTTTGGCGTGGCGGGCAAACAGGTGTTGCTCACGTTTGGCCTGCTCTCGCCCAGCAAGGGCATTGAATTCGCGCTGCAAGCCTTGCCGGACATCATTCGAGAGTATCCCAACATCGTTTACATCGTGCTGGGTCAGACGCATCCGAACCTGCTCCGCGATGAAGGTGAAGCCTACCGCTTGAGTCTGGAGCGCTGGGCGAAGGATCTCGGCGTGCAGAAGAACGTCGTGTTCTTCAATCGCTTCGTGGAACTGGACGAGTTGATGCGGTTCATCGGCGCGGCGGACATCTACCTGACACCCTATCTTAACGAAGCGCAGATCACCTCTGGCACGCTGGCTTATGCGTTTGGCGCCGGCAACGCCGTGGTGTCCACGCCATGCTGGCACGCCGCCGAAATGCTGGCGGCCGGGCGCGGCAAACTCGTGCCTTTCCGCGATGCGAAGGCGATCGCCATCGCGGTCTTGGAATTGCTGCGTGATGAACCCTTGCGGCACTCGATGCGCAAGCACGCCTACCACCTCGGTCGGGATATGGTGTGGAGCCGGGTGGCGCAGCGTTACGCGATATCCTTTGAGCAGGCGCGGAGAGATCATAGTTTCGTGGGCCGAAAATCATCCCCCATCAAGACGCTCGATGAACAGCCCGGGCAGTTGCCCGAATTGAAGCTGGACCATCTATTTCGCATGAGCGATTCGACCGGCATCTTCCAGCACGCGAGCTTTACGGTGCAAATTTTGCCGAGGGCTATTGCACGGACGACAACGCGCGTGCGCTGGTGCTGGCGCTGTTGTTGCAACGGCTGGGCCAGGGCTTGCCGCGTCTCGGCGCACAGGCCGCAACCTACGCGGCGTTTCTCAACCGGGCTTTTGATTCCCAAAGCGGACTCTTTCGCAACTTCATGA
- a CDS encoding glycoside hydrolase family 130 protein, which yields MRPFNPSTDDIVRCIVARVMALSEDEVVRLLGQALGEFEDRHKNVAEILCNRFEQVRHFLEPGAQPSPERQALIGSYLTHEYSPESAALFNPSIVPHPDQSGLPRGSQRFILSLRATGEGHISSITFRVGVVSAHQHITLTPPVPFVMEPERVPNVAYLKGLFAHKLEEAGVQNDFCRRVLDQLHEDFTLKELRAVLAASGLTEDTSDATATRAARGTLLLAESNYEVNFAPDSKVSQRVLFPAAPSQSNGIEDARFVRFENDAGRFTYYATYTACDGKITLPQLLETPDFLHFKFSTLNGPAVQNKGMALFPRKLNGEYVMLSRQDDENILIMFSDNLHFWQTPKVLLSPAQPWEFIKIGNCGSPIETERGWLVLSHGVGAMRKYCIGAFLLDRKDPTRVIGRLREPLICPNAAEREGYVPNVVYTCGALLQGCELIIPYAMSDSATSFATVSFDDIWAAMA from the coding sequence ATGCGTCCGTTTAACCCGAGCACCGACGACATCGTGCGATGCATCGTCGCCCGCGTCATGGCTCTTTCCGAGGATGAGGTCGTGCGCCTGCTGGGCCAGGCGCTGGGCGAATTTGAGGACCGGCACAAAAACGTCGCCGAAATCCTCTGCAATCGCTTTGAGCAGGTGCGCCATTTTCTCGAACCCGGCGCGCAGCCTTCGCCGGAGCGGCAGGCGCTCATCGGCTCCTATTTGACGCACGAATATTCCCCGGAATCCGCCGCGCTCTTCAATCCATCCATCGTGCCGCATCCGGACCAGTCAGGACTGCCAAGAGGTTCGCAGCGCTTCATCCTGAGCCTGCGCGCCACGGGCGAAGGGCATATATCCTCCATTACTTTTCGCGTCGGCGTCGTCAGTGCGCATCAGCACATCACGCTGACGCCGCCCGTGCCGTTCGTGATGGAGCCGGAACGGGTGCCCAACGTCGCATACCTCAAGGGATTGTTCGCCCATAAGCTGGAAGAAGCTGGCGTGCAAAATGACTTCTGCCGGCGCGTGCTCGACCAGTTGCACGAGGATTTCACGCTCAAGGAACTGCGTGCGGTTCTGGCTGCCTCGGGCCTGACCGAGGACACCTCGGACGCCACGGCCACCCGCGCAGCGCGCGGCACCCTGCTGCTGGCGGAATCCAATTATGAAGTAAACTTCGCGCCCGACAGCAAGGTCTCGCAGCGCGTGCTCTTTCCCGCGGCGCCCAGCCAGAGCAACGGCATCGAAGATGCGCGTTTCGTGCGGTTTGAGAACGACGCAGGCCGCTTCACTTACTATGCGACCTACACGGCCTGCGACGGCAAGATCACCCTGCCGCAATTGTTGGAGACGCCGGACTTCTTGCATTTCAAATTCAGCACACTGAATGGTCCCGCAGTGCAGAACAAGGGGATGGCACTGTTCCCGCGCAAGCTAAACGGTGAATACGTCATGCTCTCGCGCCAGGACGACGAGAACATCCTGATTATGTTCTCTGACAACCTCCATTTCTGGCAGACGCCGAAGGTGCTGCTGTCGCCGGCGCAACCGTGGGAGTTCATCAAGATTGGCAACTGCGGCTCGCCCATCGAAACCGAACGCGGCTGGCTGGTGTTGAGCCACGGCGTCGGTGCGATGCGAAAGTATTGCATCGGCGCATTCCTGCTTGACCGGAAAGACCCCACGCGGGTGATTGGTCGCCTGCGCGAACCACTGATCTGCCCGAATGCCGCCGAGCGCGAGGGCTATGTGCCGAACGTCGTTTACACCTGCGGCGCCCTGCTGCAAGGGTGCGAACTCATCATCCCCTACGCGATGAGCGACTCCGCCACGAGCTTTGCCACGGTTTCTTTCGATGACATTTGGGCGGCGATGGCCTGA
- a CDS encoding Thivi_2564 family membrane protein, producing MSLISLVVTLVVVGVLLWLINAYIPMDGKIKKILNIVVVVCVIVWLLFAFGILSHASDISVPQVR from the coding sequence ATGTCACTGATATCTCTGGTCGTCACCCTGGTCGTCGTCGGCGTGTTGCTTTGGCTGATCAACGCCTACATCCCGATGGACGGAAAAATCAAAAAGATCCTCAACATCGTCGTAGTCGTTTGCGTCATTGTCTGGCTGTTGTTCGCCTTTGGCATTCTCAGTCACGCAAGCGACATCAGCGTGCCGCAAGTCCGTTAA